A region of Maridesulfovibrio sp. DNA encodes the following proteins:
- a CDS encoding rhodanese-like domain-containing protein codes for MNFTRKVTLMLGAAALFVCIAANAFAMKDSYNYMCAASLNNAVNNHADVAIVDIQVAEEFNAHHIKGAIETGAYPVKTATDTNKLDAAVNNLKKSAQPIVVICPRGKGGAERTVNYLAKKGIAPYRLFILTNGQGGWPYAVESK; via the coding sequence ATGAATTTTACAAGAAAAGTTACGCTGATGCTTGGAGCTGCAGCCCTGTTCGTATGTATTGCTGCCAACGCATTTGCCATGAAGGACAGCTACAACTACATGTGTGCGGCATCATTAAACAATGCAGTAAACAACCATGCAGATGTCGCCATCGTGGACATTCAGGTGGCTGAAGAATTTAACGCTCACCACATCAAGGGCGCTATCGAAACCGGTGCCTACCCGGTGAAAACCGCAACCGATACAAACAAGCTTGATGCTGCTGTGAATAACCTTAAAAAATCCGCTCAACCTATAGTAGTGATCTGCCCGCGCGGCAAAGGCGGAGCCGAAAGGACCGTCAACTATCTCGCCAAAAAGGGAATTGCACCCTACCGCTTATTCATCCTCACCAACGGTCAGGGTGGCTGGCCCTATGCTGTTGAATCAAAATAA
- a CDS encoding DUF1499 domain-containing protein produces MIYKLTALFIIVCTAGLFTAAHFSSPPENLGINGGKLSPCPNSPNCVSSQENDKAHTVQSIKASGTNKQVIKKLRACIKQMGGKIVSRSGPYLHAEFRSRWFRFVDDLECIYDEAEGRIELRSAARLGYSDFGVNKKRVEELRNRFENNK; encoded by the coding sequence ATTTATTATCGTCTGCACCGCTGGGTTATTTACTGCTGCCCACTTCTCGTCCCCACCGGAAAATCTAGGCATCAACGGCGGCAAACTTTCCCCCTGTCCAAACAGCCCCAATTGTGTTTCTTCACAGGAAAACGATAAGGCACACACAGTCCAATCAATAAAGGCCAGCGGGACGAACAAACAGGTCATAAAAAAACTTAGGGCATGCATCAAACAAATGGGCGGCAAAATAGTTTCCCGCAGCGGACCGTACCTACATGCCGAGTTCAGGAGCAGGTGGTTTCGCTTCGTAGACGATCTGGAATGCATTTACGATGAAGCTGAAGGCAGAATTGAACTTCGCTCCGCTGCAAGGCTTGGTTATTCTGATTTCGGGGTAAACAAAAAACGGGTAGAAGAATTACGTAACCGTTTTGAAAATAATAAGTAA